AAACCAGAATTAGGCTTGGTTCCCCATTAAATGTATGATgggctgttgttgaaattaaaagaaagaaagagagagagagagagagagagagagagagagagagagagagagagagagagagagagagagaggagagagagagagaggagagagagagagagagagagagagagagagagagagagagagagagagagagagagagagagagagagagagagagagagagagagagagagagagagagagagagagagagagagagagagccaaaAGGTGACATGGTTTGATTATTATACATTCTATTAAAGGCGGTTAGGGTGTGTCTGGGACCAATGCGCTTATCTTGACATTTGTGATGGGCAGAAGTAGGAATACACCAATCACAAGCACCTGCAGGCTGGAGATTACTGATAACATATCCTCCACCCAACATAACCAACGAAGCACCCTCCAAGAAAAAAGTTATCTTTAAGCACCAACGTTTTACCCTCCAAGACTATTGAGCCAAACTGACCTCGTTATTAGATGTTTGTCTACAAATAccatcatgttgttttttttttttattacctgaGCATTCAGGGCATATCTGCATTTGATGCCAAAACAGAATCAAATCTGGAGGGAAATATTAATGCTGGTGGCAAAGACCAGGCAAAAGTCagttttaaggttttaaaaGCTTCAGCGTTGAGGTGACTGTGTTTCAATATTGGCCCTTTGGATAACGTAGAGTTTAAAAATCACAGGTTAATGTCTCGTATTGCATTTAGTAACAATTAGCACCAAGTCTAAAATGGTATTGGTAGACAAACTGtcactttcatttcaaatttaatgCAGCACGTTATGGGTCACTCTGCCCATCCATCACACTCCAGTGACTGAAAGAAGGAGGTGGAAGCTGTGAGGTGATTAGCCTGAGACTAAGCTGCAGTTCTGAGTAGCAGCAGTGGTAAGTGTCACAACTCTCCTCTTCATTATAAAAAGGCACAACCACAGTAGTAAAGGACTGTGTGTGCTTGGACAGTGAATGAAGTTTAAGCCATGTTACAAACAATGAATATTCTAGCCATTGTTCACtagttaaaaaacaattatctgCCATTTAGGGTAACAGTAGCTGATGAGATGTGTGCATGGCTGATTCTGTGGGGCAGTTTGCTCATCCATCACGTGTCCCAGTCCAACTCTCTGCAGGCGATACGGACAAGTCTGAGCTCCAGTTCAAAGGCGTCGGGCCGCTCCTGAGGGTTGGCCGACAGCATCTCCCTGATCAGCTGCTTCATGTGGCTGTTCATGCTTTTTTTCCTAGCGGGGATCAGCAGCTCCATCTTTGGGTTCTCTAACAGGGCTTCCCCTAAGGGTACAATCTCTGAACCCTGCTGCACATAGCTTCCCAGCAGCTCCTTCTGAGTTTCCACATCTACAAAGGTGATGCGCTCCACCATGGCCCAGATTATTACCCCCAGGGCAAAGATATCTGCCTTGGCTGTATAATGGCCCTCCCAAACCTCTGGGGCCATGTAGAAGTCCGTTCCACAAGCTGTGGACAGGAAGCACTTGTTAACACTGGCCGGCTCCTCTGGATTTAGCCCGGAGGTGGAACAGACCTTGCTCAAGCCAAAGTCAGCCACTTTGAGGGTGGGCTCAGATGAGCCGGCCGGCGTACAGGCCTGGGAGATGAGGATGTTGTCTGGTTTGAGGTCACGGTGTATAATCTGATTGCGGTGCAGGAAGGCAAGGGCACTGCCTAGCTGCAGCATGAAGCTGGTGTTGGTCTTCCGACTGGGCTTGCGGGACAGCAGGTAGGCATTCATGTCGCCCCCGTCGCAGAAGTCCATGACAAACCACAAGTAGTAGGCACAGCATGGGTCAAACATGATCTCACCTTTAAGAGACGTTTCCACGAGCTGcagtacaaacacagaaaagacagaacaaGTCATCATGAGGCCACGAGGGATGCGCTGATATGACCCACCCCCATGCAATAAACAGATTTAATACATTGTTTACCTTTTCCGGTTGGGTGATAAAAGCAAATTGCTCTAGGT
The nucleotide sequence above comes from Channa argus isolate prfri chromosome 1, Channa argus male v1.0, whole genome shotgun sequence. Encoded proteins:
- the pdik1l gene encoding serine/threonine-protein kinase pdik1l is translated as MVSSQPKYELIQEVGRGSYGVVYEAVVKRTGARVAVKKIRCHSPENVELALREFWALSSIQSQHPNVIHLEECILQRDQLAQRMNHGSSSPLYLELVETSLKGEIMFDPCCAYYLWFVMDFCDGGDMNAYLLSRKPSRKTNTSFMLQLGSALAFLHRNQIIHRDLKPDNILISQACTPAGSSEPTLKVADFGLSKVCSTSGLNPEEPASVNKCFLSTACGTDFYMAPEVWEGHYTAKADIFALGVIIWAMVERITFVDVETQKELLGSYVQQGSEIVPLGEALLENPKMELLIPARKKSMNSHMKQLIREMLSANPQERPDAFELELRLVRIACRELDWDT